The following are encoded together in the Deinococcus soli (ex Cha et al. 2016) genome:
- a CDS encoding ABC transporter permease, which yields MLNFIVKRLIQIPVVMLVLSLMIVGLTQLLTPEQRAAPYIRSEQQAARLEQIIEQRGLRDPFPVQYSRWLGSTLQGDLGYSKASNQDVIVTIKERLPRTVELTILTAIPILLISVWLGTLSALHKDKFIDQLLRVFVVLGYSLPSFVVGILLLAVFYAYLGWLPGSGQLNVVNTFALGDIRTYTGLLTVDAALNGRWDIAWDALQHMILPALTLVIVLSANIIKVMRNNMLEALTSDYVRTARAKGLSASVVNRKHARRNALLSIVTLGGFLIIGLLGGSLITETIFAFPGIGQWVVQAAVGVDLAAVLGFAMLTAVIVVVVSTIVDILYGVIDPRVRFD from the coding sequence ATGCTCAATTTCATCGTGAAGCGACTCATCCAGATTCCTGTGGTGATGCTCGTGCTCTCCCTGATGATCGTCGGCCTGACCCAGCTGCTCACCCCCGAGCAGCGCGCTGCGCCGTACATCCGCAGCGAACAGCAGGCCGCCCGCCTGGAACAGATCATCGAACAGCGCGGCCTGCGCGACCCCTTCCCCGTCCAGTACAGCCGCTGGCTGGGCAGCACCCTCCAGGGTGACCTGGGGTACTCCAAGGCCAGCAACCAGGACGTGATCGTCACGATCAAGGAGCGGCTGCCCCGCACGGTCGAACTGACCATCCTGACCGCCATCCCGATCCTGCTGATCAGCGTGTGGCTGGGCACCCTGAGCGCCCTGCACAAGGACAAGTTCATCGACCAGCTGCTGCGCGTGTTCGTGGTCCTCGGGTACTCGCTGCCCAGCTTCGTGGTGGGCATCCTGCTGCTCGCCGTGTTCTACGCCTACCTGGGCTGGCTGCCCGGCTCGGGCCAGCTGAACGTCGTGAACACCTTTGCGCTGGGCGACATCAGGACCTACACCGGCCTGCTGACCGTCGACGCCGCCCTGAACGGCCGCTGGGACATCGCCTGGGACGCCCTGCAGCACATGATCCTCCCGGCCCTGACCCTGGTGATCGTCCTGAGCGCCAACATCATCAAGGTCATGCGCAACAACATGCTCGAGGCGCTGACCAGCGACTACGTCCGCACGGCGCGCGCCAAGGGCCTGTCCGCCAGCGTCGTGAACCGCAAGCACGCCCGCCGCAACGCCCTGCTGAGCATCGTCACGCTGGGCGGCTTCCTGATCATCGGTCTGCTGGGCGGCTCGCTGATCACCGAGACGATCTTCGCGTTCCCCGGCATCGGCCAGTGGGTCGTGCAGGCCGCCGTGGGCGTCGACCTGGCCGCCGTGCTGGGCTTCGCCATGCTGACCGCCGTGATCGTGGTTGTCGTGAGCACCATCGTCGACATCCTGTACGGCGTGATCGACCCGCGCGTGAGGTTCGACTGA
- a CDS encoding ABC transporter permease has translation MTVAAPTKPQERSRFQEFWTSPATRKLRRNPLAITGLIITILFGLIALFAPLIAKPSGNCLRDLNITSANEVYNPAGGAFWRAVFTPPESCYRTERLSFAQEPSAPSAAAPFGTVNGYNIYYGLIWGTRTALKMAFIIVAITLALGVVIGAISGYYGGWIDNLIQRFIDVLFSLPPLILTVVILTILRARFQSGGGDYDPTLPIIVAFCVTGWAGYARLIRGEVLRTRQLEYVDAARSLGARDPRLILKHVVPNSIAAVFTIAVLDLATVPLTVAGLSFLGLGFESGFAEWGQMIDFARAWLKPEYWYVLVYPATFIVLFSLAFNLFGDGLRDALDPKSR, from the coding sequence ATGACCGTCGCCGCCCCCACCAAACCCCAGGAACGCAGCCGCTTCCAGGAGTTCTGGACCAGCCCTGCCACCCGCAAGCTGCGCCGCAACCCGCTGGCGATCACGGGCCTGATCATCACCATCCTGTTCGGCCTGATCGCGCTGTTCGCGCCGCTGATCGCCAAACCCAGCGGCAACTGCCTGCGCGACCTGAACATCACCAGCGCGAACGAGGTCTACAACCCCGCTGGAGGGGCCTTCTGGCGCGCCGTGTTCACGCCGCCCGAGAGCTGCTACCGCACCGAACGCCTGAGCTTCGCGCAGGAACCCAGCGCGCCCAGCGCCGCCGCGCCCTTCGGCACCGTGAACGGCTACAACATCTACTACGGCCTGATCTGGGGTACCCGCACCGCGCTGAAGATGGCGTTCATCATCGTGGCGATCACCCTGGCGCTCGGCGTGGTCATCGGCGCGATCAGCGGCTACTACGGCGGCTGGATCGACAACCTGATCCAGCGGTTCATCGACGTGCTGTTCTCGCTGCCGCCCCTGATCCTGACAGTCGTGATCCTGACCATCCTGCGCGCCCGCTTCCAGAGCGGCGGCGGGGACTACGACCCGACCCTGCCGATCATCGTGGCATTCTGCGTGACCGGCTGGGCTGGGTACGCCCGTCTGATCCGCGGTGAGGTGCTCCGCACCCGCCAGCTGGAGTACGTGGACGCCGCCCGCAGCCTGGGCGCGCGCGACCCTCGCCTGATCCTGAAGCACGTGGTCCCCAACAGCATCGCCGCGGTGTTCACCATCGCCGTGCTGGACCTCGCGACCGTGCCGCTGACCGTCGCGGGCCTGTCCTTCCTGGGCCTGGGTTTCGAGTCCGGTTTCGCCGAGTGGGGTCAGATGATCGACTTCGCCCGCGCGTGGCTGAAACCCGAGTACTGGTACGTGCTTGTGTACCCGGCGACGTTCATCGTGCTGTTCAGCCTCGCCTTCAACCTGTTCGGTGACGGCCTGCGCGACGCGCTGGACCCCAAGTCCCGCTGA
- a CDS encoding YgfZ/GcvT domain-containing protein, translated as MWTRIPSSSLRVTGADRVDFVHGQMTNNLRAAPTPGLVPCAFLNVRGQIEQFARAYRREQDVYLHLDANQAGALAARLRRYIIFDQVEVQDVTDELRTVHVWPGSALPGWQADGGEAQTFELAGSTVLAGRVNRTGAAGMDLHYLARHEEAVLAALPGTETPLAALDAARVQAGIPDITRDALSGTLPQEVGLDLTGPLPAISYRKGCYVGQEIMARLEARGNARYHLVRLTGAGPWEAGAEITADGKVVGQAGLHAGSGSVARLRKELPDGAEVQVAGQPATVTLITAHA; from the coding sequence ATGTGGACCCGGATTCCCTCCAGCAGCCTGCGCGTGACCGGCGCGGACCGCGTGGATTTCGTGCACGGTCAGATGACGAACAACCTCCGCGCGGCGCCCACGCCGGGGCTGGTGCCCTGCGCGTTCCTGAACGTGCGGGGGCAGATCGAGCAGTTCGCCCGCGCGTACCGCCGCGAGCAGGACGTGTACCTGCACCTGGACGCCAATCAGGCCGGGGCGCTGGCCGCGCGGCTGCGGCGGTACATCATCTTCGATCAGGTGGAGGTGCAGGACGTCACCGACGAGCTGCGGACCGTGCACGTCTGGCCCGGCTCGGCCCTGCCCGGCTGGCAGGCGGACGGCGGGGAGGCGCAGACCTTCGAACTGGCCGGGAGCACTGTCCTGGCGGGCCGCGTCAACCGCACGGGCGCGGCGGGCATGGACCTGCACTACCTCGCCCGGCACGAGGAGGCGGTGCTGGCTGCCCTGCCCGGCACCGAGACGCCCCTGGCCGCACTGGACGCCGCGCGCGTGCAGGCGGGCATCCCGGACATCACGCGGGACGCCCTGAGCGGCACCCTCCCGCAGGAGGTCGGCCTGGACCTGACCGGGCCCCTGCCGGCCATCAGCTACCGCAAGGGCTGTTACGTGGGGCAGGAGATCATGGCCCGCCTGGAGGCACGCGGGAACGCCCGCTACCACCTCGTGCGACTGACTGGCGCGGGGCCCTGGGAGGCGGGTGCGGAGATCACGGCGGACGGGAAGGTCGTCGGTCAGGCCGGACTGCACGCGGGGAGCGGCAGTGTGGCCCGTCTGCGCAAGGAACTCCCGGACGGCGCGGAGGTACAGGTGGCCGGGCAGCCCGCGACCGTCACGCTCATCACCGCGCATGCTTGA
- the hemA gene encoding glutamyl-tRNA reductase: MTLACPTAHALLTRTGTHAPQALDFVVVGLNHQTAPVEVRERAAVRAGHEGTLLSHLCGYAQEVMLLATCNRTEVYMAGVSGDPRAAFEGAWAQDLGEHLYVHTGEAAVTHLYRVAAGLDSLVIGETQIQGQVKRAWMDARERGLTGTTLNKVAQGALAAGKRVRFETGMSDKIVSVSSAAVELAQAALGSLAGRTALIIGAGETAELTLTHLRAAGVEDVIVVNRTVERARQLAEKLGGRPCAADYLEEVLPEADVLIASSGAPHYVLGAGGVNAALRQRPGRPMFLIDISVPRILNPDIAGVPGAHLHNLDDLTGIVARNMQSRRAALPHANAIVRDAAADLSRWHLTRQARQRELALASD; encoded by the coding sequence GTGACGCTCGCCTGCCCCACCGCGCACGCCCTGCTCACCCGCACGGGCACGCACGCCCCGCAGGCGCTGGATTTCGTGGTCGTCGGCCTGAACCACCAGACCGCCCCGGTCGAGGTCCGCGAACGCGCCGCCGTGCGAGCCGGGCATGAGGGCACCCTGCTCTCGCACCTGTGCGGCTACGCGCAGGAGGTCATGCTGCTCGCCACCTGCAACCGCACCGAGGTGTACATGGCGGGCGTCAGCGGCGACCCCCGCGCCGCCTTCGAGGGCGCCTGGGCGCAGGACCTCGGCGAGCACCTGTACGTCCACACCGGCGAGGCCGCCGTCACGCACCTGTACCGCGTCGCCGCTGGCCTCGACAGCCTCGTCATCGGCGAGACGCAGATCCAGGGGCAGGTCAAACGCGCCTGGATGGACGCCCGCGAACGCGGCCTGACCGGCACCACCCTGAACAAGGTCGCGCAGGGCGCCCTGGCCGCCGGGAAACGCGTGCGCTTCGAGACCGGCATGAGCGACAAGATCGTCAGTGTCTCCAGCGCCGCCGTGGAACTCGCGCAGGCGGCCCTGGGCAGCCTCGCGGGCCGCACCGCCCTGATCATCGGTGCGGGCGAGACCGCCGAACTGACTCTCACGCACCTGCGCGCCGCCGGGGTCGAGGACGTCATCGTCGTGAACCGCACCGTGGAACGCGCCCGGCAGCTCGCCGAGAAACTCGGGGGACGCCCCTGCGCCGCCGACTACCTCGAGGAGGTCCTGCCCGAGGCCGACGTCCTGATCGCCTCCAGCGGCGCGCCCCACTACGTCCTGGGTGCCGGGGGCGTGAACGCCGCGCTGCGCCAGCGGCCGGGCCGCCCGATGTTCCTCATCGACATCAGCGTGCCGCGCATCCTGAACCCCGACATCGCCGGGGTGCCCGGCGCGCACCTGCACAACCTCGACGACCTGACCGGCATCGTGGCGCGCAACATGCAGAGCCGCCGCGCCGCGCTGCCGCACGCGAACGCCATCGTCCGCGACGCCGCCGCCGACCTCAGCCGCTGGCACCTGACCCGGCAGGCCCGGCAGCGCGAACTGGCCCTCGCCAGCGACTGA
- a CDS encoding precorrin-2 dehydrogenase/sirohydrochlorin ferrochelatase family protein — MSFLPAFLDLRGVRVVVVGGGEVALRRTRTLLDAGAQVQVVAPEQHPDFAALPVTALTRHYRRGDLSGAALVVAATSSADVNDAVVRDARAQGSLVNDAGDAPRGNWRFPAQARRAGVQVAVTSGRELPLLAQAIAERVASLLPDEATLDGWAARREIALTQPETVRAATLDALRRDIRQSVGLA; from the coding sequence GTGAGTTTCCTCCCAGCCTTCCTTGATCTTCGCGGCGTGCGCGTCGTCGTGGTCGGCGGGGGAGAGGTCGCGCTGCGCCGCACCCGCACCCTGCTGGACGCCGGGGCGCAGGTGCAGGTCGTCGCGCCCGAGCAGCACCCGGACTTCGCGGCGCTGCCCGTGACAGCCCTGACCCGTCACTACCGGCGGGGCGACCTGAGCGGCGCGGCGCTGGTCGTCGCCGCCACGAGCTCCGCCGACGTGAACGACGCCGTGGTGCGCGACGCGCGCGCGCAGGGTTCCCTGGTGAACGACGCCGGGGACGCCCCGCGCGGCAACTGGCGTTTCCCCGCGCAGGCCCGTCGCGCGGGCGTGCAGGTGGCCGTCACCAGCGGCCGGGAGCTGCCCCTGCTGGCCCAGGCAATTGCCGAACGCGTCGCGTCCCTGCTGCCCGACGAGGCCACCCTGGACGGCTGGGCCGCCCGCCGCGAGATCGCCCTGACCCAGCCTGAAACCGTGCGGGCCGCCACGCTGGACGCCCTGCGCCGCGACATCCGCCAATCCGTGGGGCTCGCGTGA
- the cobA gene encoding uroporphyrinogen-III C-methyltransferase, producing the protein MTAPASSHAFVSLVGAGPGDAGLLTLRGREALEQAEVVLFDYLANPDLLRFAPQAETIYVGKKGFSEYIRQEQINDLLVRKALEGCGRRVVRLKGGDVFVFGRGGEEAEACVQAGIPFEVVPGVSSALAVPAYAGIPVTHRDLAQSFAVLTGNTRGGSAHYGRLSGVDTLVLLMGVRNLEGIATELIDAGRAPETPAATIQWGTTPQQRSVTGTLATIADRVREAGLEAPAVTVVGEVVRLHDPLRWFQAAQGARGPLAGQTVAVTRTRVGASDLSERLRARGASVLEVPLIRFAPTSQPEALHARLRDLSGVAWLLLTSNQAVAALFEHLDALGLDARHLAGTRLAAVGPSTARSLAERGLRADFVPSVAGARHLGAQIPATPDGGTLLHLTSQLAEDHLERALAARGLPYGRAELYRTEPARPDDLSMDRLRGAAVVTLASGSAARHLAALAGTDFRVAAMGEQTAEAAREAGFTRVTVAAVPTLDALADAAEAALRAGDGQ; encoded by the coding sequence ATGACTGCGCCTGCCTCCTCCCATGCGTTCGTGTCCCTGGTCGGCGCTGGGCCCGGCGACGCGGGCCTGCTGACCCTGCGGGGACGTGAGGCGCTGGAGCAGGCCGAGGTGGTGCTGTTCGACTACCTCGCCAACCCGGACCTGCTGCGCTTCGCCCCGCAGGCCGAGACGATCTACGTGGGCAAGAAGGGCTTCTCCGAGTACATCCGGCAGGAGCAGATCAACGACCTGCTGGTGCGCAAGGCCCTGGAGGGGTGTGGGCGGCGCGTGGTGCGCCTGAAGGGCGGGGACGTGTTCGTGTTCGGCCGCGGCGGCGAGGAGGCCGAGGCGTGCGTGCAGGCCGGGATTCCCTTCGAGGTCGTACCCGGCGTGAGCAGCGCCCTGGCCGTGCCGGCCTACGCCGGCATTCCCGTCACGCACCGCGATCTGGCGCAGTCGTTCGCGGTCCTGACCGGGAACACGCGGGGCGGCAGCGCGCACTACGGGCGGCTGTCGGGCGTGGACACGCTGGTGCTGCTGATGGGCGTGAGGAACCTGGAGGGCATCGCCACTGAATTGATTGACGCGGGCCGCGCCCCGGAAACGCCCGCCGCGACCATCCAGTGGGGCACCACCCCACAGCAGCGCAGCGTGACCGGCACCCTGGCGACCATCGCGGACCGGGTCCGCGAGGCGGGTCTGGAGGCCCCGGCCGTGACCGTGGTGGGGGAGGTGGTGCGCCTGCACGACCCGCTGCGCTGGTTCCAGGCGGCGCAGGGGGCGCGCGGGCCGCTGGCGGGGCAGACGGTCGCCGTGACCCGCACCCGCGTGGGCGCCAGCGACCTGTCCGAGCGGCTGCGCGCGCGGGGCGCGAGCGTGCTGGAGGTCCCGCTGATCCGCTTCGCGCCGACCTCGCAGCCGGAGGCGCTGCACGCCCGCCTGCGCGACCTGAGCGGCGTGGCGTGGCTGCTGCTGACCAGCAACCAGGCGGTCGCGGCGCTGTTCGAGCACCTGGACGCGCTGGGCCTGGACGCCCGGCACCTCGCGGGCACGCGGCTGGCGGCGGTGGGCCCCAGCACGGCCCGGTCCCTCGCGGAGCGTGGCCTGCGCGCGGACTTCGTGCCCAGCGTGGCGGGCGCGCGGCACCTGGGCGCGCAGATTCCCGCCACGCCGGACGGCGGGACGCTGCTGCACCTCACCTCGCAGCTGGCCGAGGATCACCTGGAACGCGCCCTGGCCGCGCGCGGCCTGCCGTACGGGCGGGCAGAACTGTACCGCACCGAACCCGCCCGGCCCGACGACCTGAGCATGGACCGCCTGCGCGGCGCGGCCGTGGTGACCCTGGCGTCCGGCAGCGCCGCGCGGCACCTCGCGGCCCTGGCCGGGACGGACTTCCGCGTGGCGGCGATGGGCGAGCAGACGGCCGAGGCGGCGCGCGAGGCGGGCTTCACGCGCGTGACGGTGGCGGCCGTGCCGACGCTGGACGCCCTGGCCGACGCGGCCGAGGCCGCCCTGCGGGCGGGGGATGGGCAATAG
- a CDS encoding NUDIX hydrolase has protein sequence MDRVTYIRDLRARTGPMPLILSGACALLLRGEEVLLQRRSDTGGWGTPGGLCEPGESLEDTLRREVHEETGLTVLDSLLFTVVSGPDTFVRLPNGDEFYQVSAAYVVRRWVGVPHADGLEGTELRFWPLDALPHGLGPVDRAALAHLRVCMGVL, from the coding sequence ATGGACCGCGTGACATACATCCGCGACCTGCGCGCCCGCACCGGCCCGATGCCGCTGATCCTGTCCGGCGCGTGCGCGCTGCTGCTGCGCGGCGAGGAGGTCCTGCTGCAACGGCGCAGCGACACCGGCGGCTGGGGCACACCGGGCGGGCTGTGCGAACCCGGCGAGTCCCTGGAGGACACGCTGCGCCGCGAGGTGCATGAAGAGACCGGCCTGACCGTCCTGGACTCCCTCCTGTTCACGGTGGTCAGCGGGCCGGACACCTTCGTGCGCCTGCCGAACGGCGACGAGTTCTATCAGGTGTCCGCCGCGTACGTGGTGCGCCGCTGGGTGGGGGTGCCCCACGCGGACGGGCTGGAGGGCACCGAACTTCGCTTCTGGCCACTGGACGCCCTGCCCCACGGGCTGGGGCCGGTGGACCGCGCGGCGCTGGCGCACCTGCGCGTGTGCATGGGCGTGCTCTAA
- a CDS encoding NUDIX domain-containing protein: MSREGYVRDLRALIGPRPVNLIGVAALITDLHGHLLLARRVNADRWGLIAGLSELGESPDTTLRREVHEESRLTVKGAHLIDLLAPAGLSEAPNGDQFFAYTAAYRVTGWHGTPQPDGHELADLRFFPRADLPHLPLTRLGRAALAWTA; the protein is encoded by the coding sequence ATGAGCAGAGAAGGCTATGTCCGTGACCTCCGCGCGCTGATCGGTCCGCGCCCCGTCAACCTGATCGGCGTCGCCGCGCTGATCACCGACCTGCACGGGCACCTGCTGCTCGCGCGGCGCGTGAACGCCGACCGCTGGGGCCTCATCGCGGGCCTCAGCGAACTGGGCGAATCACCGGATACCACCCTGCGCCGCGAGGTCCACGAGGAGAGCCGCCTGACCGTCAAGGGCGCGCACCTGATCGACCTGCTCGCCCCGGCCGGGCTCAGCGAGGCTCCGAACGGCGACCAGTTCTTCGCGTATACCGCCGCGTACCGCGTGACCGGCTGGCACGGCACCCCGCAGCCCGACGGGCATGAACTCGCCGACCTGCGCTTCTTCCCGCGAGCCGACCTCCCGCACCTCCCGCTGACCCGCCTGGGCCGCGCCGCCCTGGCATGGACCGCGTGA
- a CDS encoding P1 family peptidase, producing the protein MTPNLTLTGIPGVRVGHWTHAQARTGCTAILLPPAGAVASASFLGPSPGTREGVLLAPEKKVERIHALLLTGGSAFGLAAASGVVRVLEERGVGHETPWARVPIVPAAVIYDLGVGRADVRPGDAEGEQAARAASSDPVPRGRVGAGTGATAGKYLGRGAVPGGLGSVLLERHGVRVGALAVVNPIGDVLDEQGGVLAGPGVGPGAAAFTPGDAENTTLVAVVTEHALSKAECRRLADAAQAALSRVIHPSHTFWDGDSAFMVSTGALPAADPLLLGALVQEAVCAAVRDAVRCSAEFRGGEGTSRHP; encoded by the coding sequence ATGACCCCGAACCTCACCCTGACCGGCATCCCTGGCGTGCGCGTGGGCCACTGGACGCACGCCCAGGCCCGCACGGGCTGCACCGCGATCCTGCTGCCCCCGGCGGGTGCGGTGGCGTCCGCGTCGTTCCTGGGCCCCAGCCCGGGCACGCGCGAGGGCGTGCTGCTCGCCCCGGAGAAGAAGGTGGAGCGCATTCACGCGCTGCTCCTGACGGGCGGGAGTGCCTTCGGGCTCGCGGCGGCGTCGGGCGTGGTGCGGGTGCTGGAGGAACGTGGCGTGGGCCATGAGACGCCCTGGGCGCGCGTGCCGATCGTGCCCGCCGCCGTGATCTACGACCTGGGCGTGGGCCGCGCGGACGTCCGCCCTGGCGACGCCGAGGGGGAACAGGCGGCCCGCGCGGCCAGCAGCGATCCCGTACCGCGTGGACGGGTGGGGGCGGGCACCGGGGCGACCGCCGGGAAGTACCTGGGCCGCGGCGCGGTGCCGGGCGGGCTGGGCAGCGTCCTGCTGGAACGGCACGGGGTGCGGGTGGGGGCGCTGGCGGTCGTGAACCCGATCGGGGATGTGCTGGACGAGCAGGGCGGGGTGCTGGCCGGGCCGGGCGTGGGGCCGGGCGCGGCGGCGTTCACGCCGGGCGACGCGGAGAACACCACGCTCGTCGCGGTCGTCACCGAGCACGCCCTGAGCAAGGCGGAGTGCCGGCGGCTGGCGGACGCGGCGCAGGCGGCGCTGTCGCGCGTGATTCACCCCAGCCACACCTTCTGGGATGGGGACAGCGCGTTCATGGTGAGCACGGGGGCGCTCCCGGCGGCCGATCCGCTGCTGCTGGGCGCCCTGGTGCAGGAGGCGGTGTGCGCGGCGGTGCGGGACGCGGTGCGCTGCTCAGCGGAATTCAGGGGTGGTGAGGGTACTTCTCGGCACCCCTGA